Proteins encoded in a region of the Tachyglossus aculeatus isolate mTacAcu1 chromosome 11, mTacAcu1.pri, whole genome shotgun sequence genome:
- the LOC119934684 gene encoding keratin-associated protein 2-3-like produces MVSSCCGSVCSNLSCGGGCCLPQSCGSGCCGRSCLPPVSCQTTVCRPVSCVPRFSRPCFQPCCRPEPCCLQPGCCQPLSCCPSSCTAVVCRPCCWASTCCQPISVQSPCCRPPCCQPAACRMTCF; encoded by the coding sequence ATGGTCAGCTCTTGCTGTGGCTCCGTCTGCTCCAACCTGAGCTGTGGGGGAGGCTGCTGCCTGCCCCAGAGCTGCGGGTCCGGCTGCTGTGGCCGCTCCTGCCTGCCGCCGGTCTCGTGTCAGACCACCGTGTGCCGGCCGGTCAGCTGTGTGCCCCGATTCAGCCGCCCTTGCTTCCAGCCCTGCTGCCGTCCTGAGCCCTGCTGTCTCCAGCCCGGCTGCTGCCAACCCCTCTCCTGCTGCCCCTCCAGCTGCACCGCCGTCGTCTGCCGGCCTTGCTGCTGGGCCTCCACTTGCTGCCAGCCCATTTCCGTCCAGTCCCCCTGCTGCAGGCCCCCCTGCTGCCAGCCGGCTGCCTGCCGCATGACCTGCTTCTAA
- the LOC119934421 gene encoding keratin-associated protein 4-4-like yields the protein MVNSCCGSVCSDLSCGRDCCQETFCEPSCCSSPCCPPTCCQTTCCRTTCCRPTCGVSSCCRPTCCRPTCCQSVCCQPTCCRPVGCVSSCHRPCCPQPCCVSTCCRPCCPRPCCVSSCCRPCCPRPCCPRPCCVTSCCQPCCRPTCCQTTCCRTTCCRPTCCVPTCCQPCCRPACCQTTCCRTTCCRPTCGASSCC from the coding sequence ATGGTCAACTCCTGTTGTGGATCCGTCTGCTCTGACCTGAGCTGTGGAAGAGACTGCTGCCAAGAGACCTTCTGTGAGCCCAGCTGCTGTAGCAGCCCTTGCTGCCCCCCGACGTGCTGCCAAACCACTTGCTGCAGAACCACCTGCTGCCGCCCAACATGCGGTGTGTCCAGCTGTTGCCGCCCGACCTGCTGCAGACCCACTTGCTGCCAGTCGGTCTGCTGCCAGCCCACTTGCTGCCGCCCAGTCGGCTGTGTGTCCAGCTGCCACAGGCCCTGCTGCCCCCAACCTTGCTGCGTGTCTACCTgctgcaggccctgctgcccccGACCATGCTGCGTGTCCAGCTGCTGCAGGCCCTGCTGtcccaggccctgctgcccccgaccctgctgtgtgactagttGCTGCCAGCCCTGCTGCCGCCCAACATGCTGCCAAACCACTTGCTGCCGGACGACTTGCTGCCGCCCAACCTGCTGTGTGCCCACctgctgccagccttgctgccgcccGGCTTGCTGCCAAACCACTTGCTGTAGAACCACTTGCTGCCGCCCTACTTGCGGTGCATCATCTTGCTGCTGA